The Rhodothermus marinus DSM 4252 DNA segment CTTGCCAAAGGCCACGAAGCTTCCGGAGAAGGTAACCAGACCGATCAGCACGCTGAGCACGATCGTGATGGCCTGAACCACGTCGAAAGGCACCTGCTCCACGGCCGGTAGCAGTGCGGCCAGCGCCATGCCAGAATTTTCGGGGATCAGGTAGCGGGCCACTTCGGCCGTGGCCACCAGCGCCGAGGCCAGTCCGCCGAACCCGTTGAAGGCGGCCACCAGCTCGGGCATGGCCGTCATCTCGACGCGCCGGGCCAGCACGGCTCCGATCGCACCGCCAATGACCAGCCCGGCGATCATCTCGACGGGTGTTACAATTTTGTGCAGAAACAACGTCGCCACGACGGCCAGCAACATGCCAAAAGCGGCCAGTTGATTGCCAGCGCGGGCCGTTTTGGGCGACTGCAGCCGCTTGAGCCCGAAGATGAACAGGGCCGCCGCGATCAGATACGTCAGGTCGATCAGTGTGGTCTTCATGGGTGCTCCGGTCGATCGCAGTCTTCAGGATCCGTTCAGGAAACCGTGGCCGCTTCGGCCTTCTCCGCCTGAGCGGGCGCTCGCTGCTCGCGCGCCTTGAACATCTGCAACATCCGGTCGGTCACCAGAAAGCCGCCTACCACGTTGACCGTCGCGGCGATCAGCGCAACAAAGCCCAGCCATTTCGACCAGGTGCCGCCCACCATACCGGCCACCACCA contains these protein-coding regions:
- a CDS encoding NAD(P) transhydrogenase subunit alpha; the protein is MLDNLIIFVLAAFVGFEVISKVPQTLHTPLMSGSNAISGITIVGALVVAGMVGGTWSKWLGFVALIAATVNVVGGFLVTDRMLQMFKAREQRAPAQAEKAEAATVS